Proteins found in one Camelus bactrianus isolate YW-2024 breed Bactrian camel chromosome X, ASM4877302v1, whole genome shotgun sequence genomic segment:
- the AGTR2 gene encoding type-2 angiotensin II receptor has translation MKDNFTLATISKNITSSLHVGHVNISGNESTFNCSHKPSDKHLDAIPVLYYIIFVVGFLVNTIVVTLFCCQKGPKKVSSIYIFNLAVADLLLLATLPLWATYYSYRYDWLFGPVMCKVFGSFLTLNMFASIFFITCMSVDRYQSVIYPFLSQRRNPWQASYIVPLVWCMACLSSLPTFYFRDVRTIEYLGVNACIMAFPPEKYAQWSAGIALMKNILGFIIPLIFIATCYFGIRKHLLKTNSYGKNRITRDQVLKMAAAVVLAFIICWLPFHVLTFLDALAWMGVINSCEVIAVIDLALPFAILLGFTNSCINPFLYCFVGNRFQQKLRRVFRVPITWLQGKRESVSCRKSSSLREMETFVS, from the coding sequence ATGAAGGACAACTTCACCCTCGCCACCATCAGCAAAAACATCACCAGCAGTCTTCACGTCGGACATGTGAACATCTCTGGCAACGAGTCTACCTTTAATTGCTCACATAAACCATCAGATAAGCATTTAGATGCAATTCCTGTTCTCTACTACATTATTTTTGTGGTTGGATTTCTTGTCAATACTATTGTGGTTACGCTGTTTTGTTGTCAAAAGGGTCCTAAAAAGGTTTCCAGCATTTACATCTTCAATCTGGCTGTGGCTGACTTACTGCTTTTGGCTACTCTTCCTCTCTGGGCAACTTACTATTCTTACAGATATGACTGGCTCTTTGGACCTGTGATGTGCAAAGTTTTTGGTTCTTTCCTGACTCTAAACATGTTTGCAAGCATTTTTTTTATCACCTGCATGAGTGTTGATAGGTACCAATCTGTCATCTACCCCTTTCTGTCTCAGAGAAGAAATCCCTGGCAAGCATCTTATATAGTTCCCCTTGTTTGGTGTATGGCCTGTCTGTCCTCATTGCCAACATTTTATTTCCGAGATGTCAGAACCATTGAATATCTAGGAGTGAATGCTTGCATTATGGCTTTCCCACCTGAGAAATATGCCCAATGGTCAGCTGGGATTGCCTTAATGAAAAATATCCTTGGTTTTATTATTCCTttaatattcatagcaacatGCTATTTCGGAATCAGAAAACACCTACTGAAGACCAATAGCTATGGGAAGAACAGAATAACTCGTGACCAAGTCCTGAAGATGGCAGCTGCCGTTGTTCTGGCGTTCATCATTTGTTGGCTTCCCTTCCATGTTCTGACCTTCCTGGATGCTCTGGCCTGGATGGGTGTCATTAATAGCTGTGAAGTTATAGCAGTCATTGACCTGGCACTTCCTTTTGCCATCCTCCTGGGATTCACCAACAGCTGCATTAATCcctttttgtattgttttgttggAAACCGGTTCCAACAGAAGCTCCGCCGTGTATTTAGGGTTCCAATTACTTGGCTccaaggcaagagagagagtgtGTCATGCCGGAAAAGCAGTTCCCTTAGAGAAATGGAGACCTTTGTGTCTTAA